The DNA window GTGGAGGTGAGGCTGCCATGACCGACGCCGCTGAGCCGGACCCCGTCGCCGGCCCGCGGGTGCTCGTCGTCGACGACCAGACTCTGGTGCGTCAGGGGATCCGCACTCTGCTGGAGCTCGGCGGCATCACCGTGGTGGCTGAGTCGGGCGACGGCGCGGAGGCGCTCGCCGTGCTGCGGGAGGCGGAGTCGGTGCCCGACGTCGTGCTGTTGGATCTGCGGATGCCGCAGTATGACGGGATCTGGCTGCTGCACCGGCTTCAGGAGGTCGGAGCACCGTTGGACGGCATCCCGGTGCTGGTGCTGACCACCTTCGACGATGACACGCTGGTCCTGGAGGCTCTGCGCGCCGGGGCTCGGGGCTATCTGCTCAAAGATGTCACCGTCGATCAGCTGTCTCAGGCCGTGCACACCTTGGCTGAGGGTGGGACGCTCATCGCTCCGTCCATCACCGACCGGCTGCTGCGGGCCATCAAGAGCTCTGCCGAACCCAGCGGCACCCAGGGCACCGTGGTCGAGCAGCTCACCGACCGGGAGATCGAAGTGTTGCGCCTGGTGGCCGAAGGGTACTCCAACCGCCAGATCGCCTCTCTGGTGCGCCTGGCCGAGGGCACAGTGAAGAACCATCTCTCCTCGATCCTCACCAAGCTCGGCGCCCGAGACCGCACCAACGCCGTGCTGCGCGCCATCCGGGAAGGGATCCTCGGCTGAGCATCGTCTGCTGAGAAACATCCAGCGGATTTCCAGGTTCCTCTCAGTAGGCTGGGTTCTGTGAGTGCATGACCAGACGAAGAAGAGGGTGACTGACTGATGACGGCTATCGGCTTCCACGCCTCCCATGAGCAGATCGCGCCGTCGCAGCTGCTCAAGGACGTGGTCCAGGCGGAGCAGGCGGGATTCGACGCCGCCATGTGCTCCGATCACTTCATGCCCTGGTCTCAGCGGCAGGGGCATTCCGGCTTCGCCTCCTCCTGGCTGGGAGCCGCGCTGGCATCCACTGAGTTCAACATCGGCTCGGTCATCGCCCCGGGCCAGCGCTACCACCCGGCCGTGGTCGCCCAGGCCACGGCCACGCTGGGTGAGATGTTCCCCGGCCGGTACTGGGCCGCCCTGGGCGCCGGTCAGGCGATGAACGAGCACGTCACCGGGGACCGGTGGCCGGACCATCAGACCCGACGACGCCGGCTCGAGGAGTCCGCGGACATCATCCGTCGGCTCCATCGCGGTGAGACGGTCAGCCGTTCCGGACTGGTCGAGGTGGACACCGCCTATCTCTATGACCGGCCGGCCGACCCCATCCCCACCTACGGCGCCTGCATCACCCCGGCCTCGGCGCAGCGTGCCGCCGTCTGGGCCGACGGCATCATCACGCTGAACCAGCCCGGCGGTCAGCACCATGAGGTCCGGAAGGCCTACCGAGAGGCCGGGGGCACCGGACCGGTGATGCTGCAGGCCCATCTGAGCTGGGCGCCGACTCGTGCTCGGGCCGAGGAGATCGCCTACGACCAGTGGCGCACCAACGTCTTCGGTCCGCCCCTGGACCAGGACCTGCCCACGCCCGAGCACTTCGACTCCGCCGCCGCGGAGGTCGGGCTCCAGACGGTGCTGGATGCGGTGTGGACCTCAGAGTCTGCCCAGCAGCACATCGAATGGATCGTCCAGGCCGCCGAGGACTTCGACGCCGTCTACCTCCACCATGTGGGCCAGGAGCAGGCGCCCTGGCTGGAGGTCGCCGCCGAGACCATCCTGCCCGCCGTGAACGAGGAGCTGAACTGATGCGCATCACCGAGACCGCAGATCTCTGGTATAAGAACGCCGTGGTCTACTGCATCGATCTGGAGACCTATCTGGATTCCGACGGTGACGGCATCGGTGACCTCCACGGACTCACCCAACGGATCGACTATCTGGCCGAGATCGGGGTGAACTGCATCTGGCTGATGCCCTTCTACCCCTCGCCGCGGCGGGACAACGGATATGACATCGCGGACTTCTACGGGGTGGACAGTCGTCACGGCAATCACGGGGACTTCGTCGAGCTGGTCCGTCTGGCCCATGATCGCGGCATCCGGGTGATCGTGGACCTGGTCATCAATCACACCAGCGACCAGCATCCCTGGTTCCGGAAGTCCCGGGCCTCCACGAAGAATCCGTACCGCGACTACTACGTCTGGCGCAGCGAAGAGCCCGGTGACACCTCTGATGAGACCATGTTCCCGGAGTCGGAGGGCGGGATCTGGACCTTCGATGACAAGACCGACGAGTGGTACCTCCACCATTTCCTGCACACTCAGCCGGATCTGAACACCGCCAACCCTGCTGTGCGCGACGAGATCGCCAAGATCATGGGCTTCTGGCTGCAGGTGGGTGTGGACGGCTTCCGGGTGGACGCTGTGCCCTTCGCCATCAACCAGTCCACCTTCGAAGGCCGGGACGAACATGATCTCGATGAGCCTCATGACTACCTGCGTGCCCTGCGGGCGTTCCTGCAGCGGAGGTCCTCCGGGCACGGTTCGGCGATCATGCTGGGGGAGGTGAATCTGCCCCACGATGAGCAGGTCACCTTCTTCGGCGGCGAGGACGGCGATCAGCTGACCATGCAGTTTGACTTCTTCACCAACCAGCGGCTCTTCCTGGCTCTGGCGCGCCAGGATGCCGCTCCGTTGGCCGACGCGCTGGCCTCGCGTCCGCAGAA is part of the Nesterenkonia lacusekhoensis genome and encodes:
- a CDS encoding response regulator — its product is MTDAAEPDPVAGPRVLVVDDQTLVRQGIRTLLELGGITVVAESGDGAEALAVLREAESVPDVVLLDLRMPQYDGIWLLHRLQEVGAPLDGIPVLVLTTFDDDTLVLEALRAGARGYLLKDVTVDQLSQAVHTLAEGGTLIAPSITDRLLRAIKSSAEPSGTQGTVVEQLTDREIEVLRLVAEGYSNRQIASLVRLAEGTVKNHLSSILTKLGARDRTNAVLRAIREGILG
- a CDS encoding TIGR03885 family FMN-dependent LLM class oxidoreductase — translated: MTAIGFHASHEQIAPSQLLKDVVQAEQAGFDAAMCSDHFMPWSQRQGHSGFASSWLGAALASTEFNIGSVIAPGQRYHPAVVAQATATLGEMFPGRYWAALGAGQAMNEHVTGDRWPDHQTRRRRLEESADIIRRLHRGETVSRSGLVEVDTAYLYDRPADPIPTYGACITPASAQRAAVWADGIITLNQPGGQHHEVRKAYREAGGTGPVMLQAHLSWAPTRARAEEIAYDQWRTNVFGPPLDQDLPTPEHFDSAAAEVGLQTVLDAVWTSESAQQHIEWIVQAAEDFDAVYLHHVGQEQAPWLEVAAETILPAVNEELN
- a CDS encoding alpha-amylase family protein, whose product is MRITETADLWYKNAVVYCIDLETYLDSDGDGIGDLHGLTQRIDYLAEIGVNCIWLMPFYPSPRRDNGYDIADFYGVDSRHGNHGDFVELVRLAHDRGIRVIVDLVINHTSDQHPWFRKSRASTKNPYRDYYVWRSEEPGDTSDETMFPESEGGIWTFDDKTDEWYLHHFLHTQPDLNTANPAVRDEIAKIMGFWLQVGVDGFRVDAVPFAINQSTFEGRDEHDLDEPHDYLRALRAFLQRRSSGHGSAIMLGEVNLPHDEQVTFFGGEDGDQLTMQFDFFTNQRLFLALARQDAAPLADALASRPQNLNVETQYANFLRNHDELTLDLLEEHESQEVLDAFAPKEEHRFAGRGIRRRLPGMFEGDPRRLKMAYSLLFSLPGTPVLFYGEEIGMGENLEVPGREAVRTPMQWSDAKNGGFSPAKPSQLARAVAEGPYAPEHINAAEARRDQDSLLHHVTRLAKRYRESPEIGWGTFEVLEQEHDQVMAHRVTWEERSMVLLHNLGSEPVTVSVALKDEEVGAELIDLLDEVSCALDSDHAAEVPLEGYGYRWLRIRRDGDPRLV